A genomic stretch from Desulfurococcaceae archaeon MEX13E-LK6-19 includes:
- a CDS encoding DUF434 domain-containing protein yields MRREVIDAIHDYRFLLDRGYPIKAALDVVCTRYMLSRKERLLLYRCVHSSALARKIIRKQSIPPMKSRIVADGFNILATLYTVYCGEEVYLCDDGIVRDLSGLHSRVALSINQDLLDSLFTEIIEAVSGKEYELIIVLDYNVKKSGEIASRLRRIIKENKLDWVVLVERQADKKILEKASEGYWVSSSDIVILEKATKIYDLAGSIVREKYPRQVVKIPLEN; encoded by the coding sequence TTGCGTAGAGAAGTAATTGATGCAATACATGACTACAGGTTTTTACTTGACAGAGGATACCCTATAAAAGCCGCTCTTGATGTCGTCTGTACCAGATATATGTTATCAAGGAAAGAAAGACTTCTTCTTTACCGTTGCGTACACAGTAGTGCTTTGGCGAGGAAAATTATACGTAAACAGAGTATCCCTCCTATGAAATCAAGAATTGTTGCCGATGGATTCAATATTTTGGCGACCCTATACACCGTATACTGTGGTGAAGAAGTCTATTTATGTGATGACGGTATAGTGAGAGATCTCTCTGGGCTACATAGTCGTGTTGCCCTATCAATAAACCAGGACTTACTCGACTCGCTTTTCACGGAAATTATCGAGGCAGTTAGCGGTAAAGAATATGAGCTAATTATTGTTCTCGACTACAATGTTAAGAAAAGCGGTGAAATAGCTTCACGTCTTCGAAGAATTATTAAAGAAAATAAGCTCGATTGGGTTGTTCTAGTGGAGAGACAAGCTGATAAGAAAATACTTGAAAAAGCCTCTGAAGGCTACTGGGTTTCCTCGAGTGACATAGTAATACTTGAAAAAGCCACAAAAATATATGATCTAGCGGGTAGTATTGTTAGAGAAAAGTATCCTAGACAAGTAGTTAAAATACCCCTGGAGAACTAG
- a CDS encoding metal ABC transporter ATP-binding protein, which produces MTVSLRVSDLTVAYGDTIVIKDMSFELRGPGLIQVLGPNGAGKTTLLRTILGLIKPISGNIYVNEINVTGLPEKAGLYMGYVPQLVASEKQVFPITAWEVIENSLLIHKKRWPRIFVSFDNMKLIKHTLEQVGLPKEAWFKSFWKLSGGQRQRVLIARALIHDPEILVMDEPLASVDPVGKAELAELIGSLSQNKLVIVSSHDPMLLLKYTKTVILMNREIYIIGKPDEVLTLENTRRIYGAAAIPVKEHIHISDTHI; this is translated from the coding sequence ATGACTGTCTCGCTAAGAGTATCAGACCTTACTGTAGCATACGGTGATACTATTGTAATAAAGGATATGAGTTTCGAATTGAGGGGTCCTGGATTAATTCAGGTTCTAGGACCTAATGGGGCTGGTAAAACAACATTATTGAGGACAATACTTGGTTTAATTAAGCCTATATCCGGGAACATTTACGTTAATGAAATTAACGTCACAGGCTTACCCGAAAAAGCCGGCCTATACATGGGCTATGTTCCACAACTAGTGGCTTCAGAGAAACAGGTATTTCCAATAACTGCTTGGGAGGTCATTGAGAATTCGTTGCTAATTCATAAGAAGAGATGGCCACGTATTTTCGTATCATTTGATAACATGAAGTTAATAAAACACACTTTAGAACAAGTAGGTCTTCCGAAAGAAGCTTGGTTCAAGAGTTTCTGGAAGCTTTCAGGAGGACAAAGACAAAGAGTGTTAATAGCGCGTGCATTAATTCATGATCCTGAAATTTTGGTAATGGATGAACCATTGGCTTCCGTTGATCCTGTAGGCAAAGCCGAGCTTGCAGAACTAATTGGTAGTCTTTCGCAGAACAAACTTGTAATAGTATCAAGCCATGACCCAATGCTCTTACTTAAGTATACAAAAACAGTTATCCTAATGAACAGAGAGATCTATATTATCGGTAAACCAGATGAAGTTCTTACACTAGAAAATACTAGAAGAATTTATGGAGCAGCTGCCATACCAGTAAAAGAGCATATTCATATCAGTGATACACACATATAA